The Skermanella rosea sequence CGTCGGCTGCGGCGGCAGCGATCATCCGGGTAAGCCGAATGCCCACGGCGCTGTCAGCTTGTGTTGCACCGCACGGGCAGCTCCATGATTCCGTCATTATTGGGCGAGTCCGACCCGAACCGGGACTCCATCTATCTGATGGTCGCGATCGGGAACGTTGGTGGCACTCCGCAAACTACCGTGCGAAGTGACGTCGGACATGCCAAAGTCCAGGCTCTTCCAGGGGTCTAATTGCTAGATTTGAGAAATCCTATGAGTGATGAGACGGTCGCGTGGGTCCAATGCGCCAAAGGCATCACGATTTGCCTGGTGGTTTATGGCCATGCCATGTTCGGCGTTGATGCGGCTGTCGGGATAAACCCGACGTTCTTCTTCTACAACAATGAGTTTTTCAGCCTATTCAGGATGCCTCTATTCTTCTTCGTTTCAGGCATCTTCGCTTTCCGCAGCATCGCCCGCCCCCTGGACCAGTTCGTCAACCGGACGGTCCTGCACTTCGTCTATGTGTATCTGGTCTGGTGCGTGATCCAGTATGTGTTCCGACTGCTGACCGGAGGGATCGGCAACCAGAGCATCGATCCCTATGCGATCCTCCTGATCGCCTACAAGCCGATCAACGTGCTGTGGTTCGTCTATGTCCTGCTGGCCTTCTTCGTCGTGACGCGGCTTCTGCGCCCGGTTCCCTTCTTCATCGTCCTGGCCCTCGCCGGCGGCCTGGCGGTGGCGCACGTGAACAGCGGCGTCTATGTGGTGGACCGCTTCACCAGCAACTATGTCTTCTTCCTGATGGGGTATTACGGCTCGCAGATGATCCTGGAGCGCGCCCGGCAGATCACGTCGGCGCATGCGATGGTGCTGGTTCCGCTGTTCATCGCGGTAACCTTCGCCCTGATCTATGCCGATCTCCGGCATGTCCAGATGGTCCGGCTGGCGGTCGTCATGTTCGCCATCTTCGCGATGATGGCACTGTGCGTCGTGCTGTCGGACCGGAAGCTGGATGGCCTGTTCCTCTACGCCGGCAGCTATTCCCTGCCGATCTTCGTGTCCCACACCATCGCCACGGCCGGATCCCGCGTCGTGCTGTCCAAGCTGGGCCTCGGCAACCCTGCGCTCCTGGTGATCGGTTCGACGCTGGGCGGCATCATACTGCCGATCATCCTGGCGAAACTGTGCGACCGGATCAGGTTCCCCTGGCTGTTCCGCAAGCCCGGCTGGTTCTCGGTCCATATCCGATCCGACGGTCCGCCGCCACGCCGGACATCCTCCGAACCGTCCGACCATCGGCTGGCCGACACTTCAGCTCGCCCGTAGGCGTCACCCCGGGCCGGAAAGGTTTCGACCCGGCGCGGCGGCCGGGTCGACTCACCGTCACTTGGCGGTTTCCGCCTTCAGATAGGCGATCAGGTTGTTGAGGTCGTCGTCCTTGCGGACGCCCGCGAAGGCCATCTTGTTCCCCGGGATGAAGCCTTTCGGGTCCTTCAGGTACTTGGAGAGGTTCTCCTCGTCCCAGGTGACGCCGGCGTTCTGGAGGGCCTCGGAATACTTGAAGCCTTCGACCGAGCCGGACTTGCGACCGATCAGCCCGACCAGATGGGGACCGACGCGGTTGGTTTCCTTATCGATCACATGGCATGCGCGGCACTGGTTAAACACTTTCTTGCCGGCTTCCGCATCCTGCGCCCGGGCGGGTCCGGCGGACAGCAGGGCCGTGGAAACGGCGGCCACCATCAGGCAACCGGAACAGGCGGCGAGCAACTTCCTCATTACGACGTCTCCTCAAGCAACAACGTTCCAGGCTCAGCCGCTCCGTGCGGCTGACATGGTTGGGGTCAACCCCGTGCCAACGTTTTGGGCACCCTTGTTGTTGCCGTGGAATTGGGGCGAATTTCCGGACCGTCCAGCCCTGGCGCCATGAGCGGTCGAGATCGGCCGCCGCTCAGATCAGCAGGCTCAGGACCGCCCTGTTGCTGGCCTGGACGATCGCCAGACCCTGCCGTGCCATTTCCTGACGGACCTTGAACGCCTCGAACCGGGCGCTCTCCTTCGTCATGTCGGCGTCCTGTATGGCGCCCAGCCCGCCTTCCGAGGCGGCCGCGACGTCGTTGTTGAAGCTGATATAGTTGTCGATGCTGCGCAGGTCCTTGAACAGGCCGTTCATCACCCGGCTCAGCGAGTCCTCGAGTTGGGACAGCCGGTACGGGCTGCTGCCGCTGTCGTCGATCATGGCGGCGGCCCGGGCCGCGTCGGGGGTCGGGATGACCTGCTGCTCGGACGGAAAGCCCCGGCCGTTCTGCACGAGGTTCTGCCCGGTGTCGAGGAAGACCTGCCGCCAGGCCTGGGCGATGTCCTCCTTGTTGCGGGCACCCGAGGTGCCGTTCGGATCGGTGAAGCCGGAAAGGGTGAGGCTGCCGCCGGTCGGGTCCCAGTCGCCGACCGTCGTCTGCCGGCCATCCACATTGCTGACCACCTTGTGCGGGGCGGTATAGATGCTGTTGTAGAACTCCCCGTCCGACACCAGCGAGGTGCCGTCCTTCATCAGTCCGTTGTAGTGGTCCAGGATCTCCGCGGCATAGCGCTTGTAGCGGATTTCGTAGTTTTCCCGCTCGACGCCGACCAGGGAACTGTCGGCCAGCTTGACCAGCGTCTTCCGTACCTGCGCGGTCAGCGACGACATCACCGAAACGCCCTCGGTCGTGCGGAAGATCGAGTCCTTGGTGGCGTTCAGCCGCTCGTTCACGGCATTGATCGCCTTGACGTTCGTGTCGATCCGGACGGATACGGCGAAGGCCGCGCCGTCGGTGTACGCGTCGACGATGTTCTTGCCGGTCGCGAGCCGCGCCTCGGCCGCCTTGGTGTATTCCGCCGCCATGCTGAGCGATCGCAGGGCCGACATCTGGACGGCGTTGGTATGGATCGAGAGCGACATGGCGAAGCCTCCGAGCTTCTCTGCTGACCGCCGGGCGGAAGAAATTTCCCACGGGCAGGATTCTCCTGCGGGCAAAAGATGCCCCCAGGCAATTTTTGCCTCCCAAGTTTTAAATGTTCGTAAAAGGCGGGATTCCGTCCGTTGCCGCACCCAGGCCGCGACGCCGCCGGGGAGGGCCCTACAGGGGCTCTCCCCGGATCATCCGCGGAAGCTCGCCGACCATTCCCATGGCATGGCGCATGAAGAACTTCTTCAGGGGAGGCATCCGGTTGACCGCCGCCATGCCGACGTCGCGCGCCAGCTTCAGCGGCCCGAAATCGTTGGAGAAGAGGCGGGTCAGCAGGTCGGTCACGGTGATCAGCGTCAGGTTGTCGAACCGGCGCCAACGCTGGTAGCGAGCCAGCGGTTCCGCCCCGCCGACGTCGAGGCCGAGCCGGTGGGTATCGACGATCACCTCGGCCAGCGCCGCCACGTCGCGCAGACCCATGTTCAGCCCCTGGCCGGCGATCGGGTGCATCGCATGCGCCGCCTCCCCGACCAGCGCCAGGCGCTGCGCGACATAGCGCTCGGCATGGAGCACCGACAGCGGCCAGGCCGACCGCCTGGTCACCACCCGCACCGGCCCCAGCCAGGTGCCGACCCGCCGCTGGAGTTCCGCGGTGAAGGCCTCGTTCGACAGGCCCATGAAGGTCGGCACCAGGGACTTCCGCTCGCTCCAGACGATGGACGAGCGGTTGCCGGTCAGCGGCAGGATCGCGAAGGGGCCGCCGGGCAGGAACTTCTCGACCGCGACGCCGCCATGGGGCAGGTCGTGCGCGATGTTGCAGATCATGGCGCTCTGGTCGTAGTTCCAGGTCGTCACGCCGATGCCGGCCGACCGGCGGCAGAGCGAGTTCTTCCCGTCGGCGCCGATCACCAGCTTCGCCGTCACGGTCCGGCCGTCGGCCAGGACGACCTTCGCGGCGCGGGCGTCGCGCTCGATCCGGGTGACGGCGGCCGGGGCGATGTGACGCAGC is a genomic window containing:
- a CDS encoding acyltransferase family protein translates to MSDETVAWVQCAKGITICLVVYGHAMFGVDAAVGINPTFFFYNNEFFSLFRMPLFFFVSGIFAFRSIARPLDQFVNRTVLHFVYVYLVWCVIQYVFRLLTGGIGNQSIDPYAILLIAYKPINVLWFVYVLLAFFVVTRLLRPVPFFIVLALAGGLAVAHVNSGVYVVDRFTSNYVFFLMGYYGSQMILERARQITSAHAMVLVPLFIAVTFALIYADLRHVQMVRLAVVMFAIFAMMALCVVLSDRKLDGLFLYAGSYSLPIFVSHTIATAGSRVVLSKLGLGNPALLVIGSTLGGIILPIILAKLCDRIRFPWLFRKPGWFSVHIRSDGPPPRRTSSEPSDHRLADTSARP
- a CDS encoding c-type cytochrome, with the translated sequence MRKLLAACSGCLMVAAVSTALLSAGPARAQDAEAGKKVFNQCRACHVIDKETNRVGPHLVGLIGRKSGSVEGFKYSEALQNAGVTWDEENLSKYLKDPKGFIPGNKMAFAGVRKDDDLNNLIAYLKAETAK
- a CDS encoding flagellin encodes the protein MSLSIHTNAVQMSALRSLSMAAEYTKAAEARLATGKNIVDAYTDGAAFAVSVRIDTNVKAINAVNERLNATKDSIFRTTEGVSVMSSLTAQVRKTLVKLADSSLVGVERENYEIRYKRYAAEILDHYNGLMKDGTSLVSDGEFYNSIYTAPHKVVSNVDGRQTTVGDWDPTGGSLTLSGFTDPNGTSGARNKEDIAQAWRQVFLDTGQNLVQNGRGFPSEQQVIPTPDAARAAAMIDDSGSSPYRLSQLEDSLSRVMNGLFKDLRSIDNYISFNNDVAAASEGGLGAIQDADMTKESARFEAFKVRQEMARQGLAIVQASNRAVLSLLI
- a CDS encoding UbiH/UbiF/VisC/COQ6 family ubiquinone biosynthesis hydroxylase, with amino-acid sequence MTISDPIRPATAAQSTDSADLTTEVVIVGGGLAGLTLAAALATAGVPVVCLDRDTPPTQMETDFDGRTTALAFCSKQVLDGAGVWRHMADDAEPILDIRVVDQESPLFLHYAHQDVGIGPFGWIADNIVIRRALFARVAELPGLRHIAPAAVTRIERDARAAKVVLADGRTVTAKLVIGADGKNSLCRRSAGIGVTTWNYDQSAMICNIAHDLPHGGVAVEKFLPGGPFAILPLTGNRSSIVWSERKSLVPTFMGLSNEAFTAELQRRVGTWLGPVRVVTRRSAWPLSVLHAERYVAQRLALVGEAAHAMHPIAGQGLNMGLRDVAALAEVIVDTHRLGLDVGGAEPLARYQRWRRFDNLTLITVTDLLTRLFSNDFGPLKLARDVGMAAVNRMPPLKKFFMRHAMGMVGELPRMIRGEPL